In Bacteroidia bacterium, a genomic segment contains:
- a CDS encoding sigma-54 dependent transcriptional regulator, with protein sequence MARILIIDDDEAIRHTLQEILEYEDYEIESAPDGVEGLEMVINNGYDVVLCDIKMPRMNGLEVLEKAREARPDTPFIMISGHADIETAVEATKKGAYDFLEKPPDLNRLLLAVRNAVEKKDLVVETKRLRRKISKTREIIGRSPVMEKIQETISRVAPTDARVLVTGSNGTGKELVARWIHEKSNRADGPIVEVNCAAIPSELIESELFGHEKGSFTGAYKQRVGKFEQANGGTLFLDEIGDMSLSAQAKVLRALQESKITRIGSDKQISVDVRIISATNKDLLHEIELGNFREDLYHRLSVILVHVPPLRDRRDDIPLIAKSFLEEISEEYSMPTLSIDSDAMSELQKLDWTGNVRELHNVIERLAILSNGTISQQDVLDYAVPQRREVKPRGTSIYDDFEQFQAFKDHVEKQFIIKKLDQNAWNISKTAEVLDIQRSHLYNKMEKFDIRRD encoded by the coding sequence ATGGCCAGAATACTAATCATTGACGACGACGAAGCAATCCGTCATACCTTGCAGGAAATCCTTGAATATGAAGATTATGAAATTGAATCGGCACCTGATGGCGTAGAAGGACTGGAAATGGTGATCAATAATGGCTACGATGTCGTCTTGTGCGACATTAAGATGCCGAGGATGAATGGACTGGAAGTGCTTGAAAAAGCGCGTGAAGCCCGTCCTGATACTCCATTCATCATGATTTCGGGGCATGCCGACATTGAGACCGCGGTTGAAGCGACCAAAAAAGGCGCCTACGACTTTCTGGAGAAACCACCCGATCTCAATCGCCTTCTTCTCGCTGTACGAAACGCTGTAGAGAAAAAAGACCTTGTTGTAGAAACCAAACGCCTTCGGCGAAAGATTTCTAAAACCCGTGAAATCATCGGCCGTTCGCCGGTGATGGAAAAAATTCAGGAAACTATCTCCCGTGTCGCGCCTACCGATGCCCGCGTACTTGTAACAGGGAGCAACGGTACGGGCAAAGAACTTGTCGCCCGATGGATTCACGAAAAGAGCAATCGCGCTGATGGGCCGATTGTAGAAGTGAACTGTGCAGCAATTCCATCAGAACTCATTGAAAGCGAATTATTTGGCCATGAAAAAGGTTCTTTCACCGGTGCATACAAACAGCGCGTAGGCAAATTTGAGCAAGCAAATGGCGGTACGCTTTTTCTGGACGAGATTGGTGATATGAGCCTTTCGGCTCAGGCCAAAGTGCTGCGGGCCCTTCAGGAAAGCAAAATTACCAGAATTGGTAGCGATAAGCAGATTTCGGTAGATGTAAGGATTATTTCTGCGACCAACAAAGACCTCTTGCATGAGATTGAATTGGGCAATTTTCGCGAAGACCTATACCACAGGCTGAGTGTAATTTTGGTTCACGTGCCCCCGCTCCGCGACCGGAGAGATGACATTCCGCTTATTGCGAAAAGTTTTCTGGAAGAGATATCAGAAGAATACAGCATGCCGACATTGTCTATAGATTCCGATGCTATGTCCGAACTTCAAAAGCTGGACTGGACAGGAAATGTGCGGGAATTGCACAACGTCATCGAGCGACTGGCCATTCTGTCAAATGGAACCATTTCTCAACAGGATGTGCTGGATTATGCCGTTCCACAACGACGGGAGGTAAAACCCCGTGGAACCAGTATCTACGACGACTTCGAGCAATTTCAGGCCTTCAAAGACCATGTAGAGAAACAGTTTATCATCAAAAAACTGGACCAAAATGCATGGAATATCTCTAAAACTGCGGAAGTACTGGATATCCAGCGGAGTCATCTGTACAATAAGATGGAGAAGTTTGATATCCGCCGCGACTAA